DNA from Candidatus Cybelea sp.:
TGAATGAGTTCCCGAGCGCGAGTCTGCTGCGTGATCCCTACCTATCGTGCCCATGGAACGATCTGCGAGGTGGTAAGGGGCGTTCTTCCGTATGTGGACAAGGTTATTGTCGTAGACGATGCTTGCCCCGAAAGCTCGAGCGAGGCAGTGCACCAAGCCTTCCGGGAACACCCATCTGTTTATTTGCTTGCGCGCGGGAAAAACGGGGGTGTCGGTGCCGCGACGAAGGCCGGCATCGAAAAGGCTTTAGAGCTTGACGTCGACGTGATCGTGAAAATCGATTCAGACGGGCAAATGGATCCGAGCTACATTCCGGCTATCGTCGAACTCTTTAATTGCGAACCGAACCTTGCGTACGTGAAAGGGAACCGCTTCTTCGACCCGGGGGTCGTGTCGAGGATGCCCGCCATCCGGCTATTGGGAAACTCGTGCCTGTCGCTGATGGCTAAGTTTGCATCCGGCTACTGGAACGTCTTGGATCCAACTAACGGATATTTGGCCTTTTCGACCGATCTGCTGTCGGCCGTCAATTGGCGGCACTTCGACGACCGCTATTTCTTCGAAATGTCGGTCCTTTGTCAGTTCGGTCTTAAACGCGCCCAAATTGCCGAAATGGAAATGCAGACGATCTACGGCCAAGAGTCAAGCTCGCTCTCGATATCGCGCGCACTTTTAAGTTTTCCTCCACGACTAGCTTGGCTGTTTATGCGCCGTTTGCTCCTGCAATATTATCTTTTCGATATTAACATCGGTTCGCTCTACATTTTGCTCGGACTGCTCTTGACCGGCTTCGGCACCGCCTTCGCCGCGTTCGAATGGCTGCAAAGCATCACGACGGGGATTCCGCGCACAACTGGGACCGTGATGCTGGCAGTGCTACCCTTTTTGATGGGGTTTCAACTCCTGCTAAATGCATTGCTTTATGACGTCCAGTTTGCAGCGCGCTCGACCCGAGAGCTTATCGCGCGAAAGCGGCGCGCTCGACGAGCGGTTCCGGACTAGGGCCGCCTTCGGCAACCTGCACGAGGCCCCATGCACTGCCCGGTAAGACCCAAGTGAGAACGCAAGAAGGCCGAGCGCCTCACCCTGTCCACGCGTTTAGTGAAGTAGAGCGCAGGCCGGCGCATACCCCGAATTCGAATCAAGATAGGATGCGGCGTCTCC
Protein-coding regions in this window:
- a CDS encoding glycosyltransferase family 2 protein, with the translated sequence MIPTYRAHGTICEVVRGVLPYVDKVIVVDDACPESSSEAVHQAFREHPSVYLLARGKNGGVGAATKAGIEKALELDVDVIVKIDSDGQMDPSYIPAIVELFNCEPNLAYVKGNRFFDPGVVSRMPAIRLLGNSCLSLMAKFASGYWNVLDPTNGYLAFSTDLLSAVNWRHFDDRYFFEMSVLCQFGLKRAQIAEMEMQTIYGQESSSLSISRALLSFPPRLAWLFMRRLLLQYYLFDINIGSLYILLGLLLTGFGTAFAAFEWLQSITTGIPRTTGTVMLAVLPFLMGFQLLLNALLYDVQFAARSTRELIARKRRARRAVPD